Proteins from a single region of Oreochromis niloticus isolate F11D_XX linkage group LG7, O_niloticus_UMD_NMBU, whole genome shotgun sequence:
- the tnca gene encoding tenascin isoform X2 codes for MGTQGLLGCLLLITCLILSNAGLVKKILRHRRQTLASPEDHNITLPSADHPVVFNHVYNINVPGSSLCSVDLDATESTHLHPKDAPVSSGHHMTEHTLDGESQIVFTHRINIPRQACGCTDHLPGLKALMSRLEMLEGEVSALRDQCHSEGACCSAQVKGEVGTKPYCNGHGNFSAETCGCICEPGWKGPNCTEPECPKNCQDRGHCVDGKCKCFKGFAGEDCSIEACSVDCSMHGQCVGGVCVCTDGFFGEDCSQSKCLNNCLGRGRCDDGDCVCDEPWTGFDCSELICPKDCYDRGRCLNGTCYCDEGFTGEDCGERICPNNCHGNGFCVDGQCVCTAGYSGEDCSQLTCLNDCNGRGTCFSGMCICDTGYQGEDCSQLACLNNCNNRGQCINGQCACDVGFQGDDCSELSCPNSCLHRGRCLNGQCVCEEGFAGEDCSIRTCPSNCYGRGECTEGRCLCHAGFTGEDCSELSCPNNCRNRGRCINGQCVCDEGFAGEDCSQRACPNDCLTRGYCVDGECICHEGYSGDDCSVVTCPDNCNSRGRCVDGRCMCEIGYEGESCAMLSCINNCQDKGHCVNGQCVCDEGYIGEDCSQVSPPKDLTVGEVTSETVDLSWNNEMLVTEYLVTYVPTIPGGLLQEFTVSGDKTAATVKELEPGLEYLINVYAVLSNKRSIPVSARVATDLPQPEGLRFKSVRETSVEVIWDQLDIPFDGWEIYFRNMKEENGKVSSTLPPSQNQFFQSGLGPGQEYEVSINIIKNNTRGPQTTQTFTTKIDGPQQVEVKDITDSSALISWSQPVAPMDGITMFYMPSSDPSDENRVDISPPDKQYSIDGLRPDTEYTVSLISRSGDITSDPVTATFTTALDAPTNLQTVSQTDNSITLEWTNSEADISSYRVKYSPISGEIHGEEVFKRGSGDSTQATITRLKPGTEYGIGVTAVKNERESLPATTNAATDLDPPRDFEETESTETSLTVRWQKPQAKISGYRLVYISRDGQVGEVGFPAATTTYHLPNLTPGMSYTLTLTAERGHKRSTPVSLSASTEMLTPMVVNLTISDITWDGFTASWSPTSGDFDSFVIEVTNLENFAESQNLTLSGDALSLGISGLNPNTSYMVGLYGMYQGSFLEPVYSEATTVNQPVVGKIYISNLTSESFSILWNGTEGEFDGFVLEIIDSDWLMEPKEYNISHDVKSYDVTGLRPSTDYIAYLYGTYKGSRTSAVSIVASTAEEPDLSKLVVSNITSDRFSLSWRTREKAFDKFIVEVRESALPSQAMGRALPGDVRSTVMAGLKASTGYNIKLYATGVDGQNTQPLFAVATTEDIPQLGPIAGSSASPHNLSLSWSTVSGHFDGFVIRVSDSEQQSETLEFRLPGEVRNITVTNLMEATGYDIELYGISHGRHTPTVLAHAVTAPLPKVENLTISNITPYGFRVSWGVKHQLPQDNLTPSSGGFSHFHIVVTDSGWLLKAQEFTVPGNQSHLDIGGLITGIGYEVRLTGVSESGLLSRPLTAVAVTEAEPEVEHLFVSDVTADSFRLTWTANEDLFDRFVIKIRDSKRLAHPQEHSMRGDERTKVITGLMGGTEYEIELYGATLDRRSQPITGVVQTGLSTPRGLHFSEVTDSSAVVHWSMPRFPVDNYRITYVPFEGGSPMTLTVDGSVVKALLPNMIPGKTYQVTVSALKGLEESDPSTDTVTTGLDRPHGLTVINVTDTSALLLWQPSVATVDGYIITYSADSVSPTVEHVSGNTVEFEMNSLVPATHYTVGVHAMKEAQRSASAVTEFTTDVDPPRDLIAMNIQTDSATLKWRPPHAAVTGYTLSFSSADGTIREVMLSPTASSYSMSQLTGSTEYNVRLQAAAGPQRSRHVATVFTTLGQLYRRPRDCAQILLNGETTSGLYTIYIGGEESQPIQVYCDMTTDGGGWLVFLRRQNGKLEFFRNWKNYTAGFGNMNDEFWLGLSNLHKITSSGHYELRVDLRDNGETAYAQYDKFTIAEPRTRYKVYIGTYSGTAGDSMTYHQGRPFSTYDNDNDIAVTNCALSYKGAFWYKNCHRVNLMGKYGDKSHSKGINWFHWKGHEHSIQFAEMKIRPANFRNFESRKKRS; via the exons ATGGGTACACAAGGCCTTCTGGGCTGCCTTCTCCTAATCACTTGCCTCATCTTATCAAATGCTGGGCTTGTGAAAAAAATCCTACGGCATCGACGACAGACTTTGGCATCCCCTGAAGATCATAACATAACCCTCCCGAGTGCAGATCATCCTGTGGTTTTCAACCACGTCTATAACATTAATGTTCCTGGCAGTTCCTTGTGCTCAGTGGACCTAGACGCTACAGAAAGTACACACCTTCATCCCAAAGATGCTCCAGTCTCCTCAGGCCATCACATGACCGAGCACACGCTCGATGGGGAGAGCCAGATTGTCTTCACTCACCGCATCAACATACCTCGGCAGGCCTGCGGTTGCACCGACCACTTGCCCGGTCTAAAAGCCCTCATGAGCCGGCTTGAGATGCTTGAGGGAGAAGTTTCAGCTTTGAGGGATCAGTGCCACAGTGAAGGGGCCTGCTGCAGTGCTCAGGTCAAAG gtgaagtgggAACAAAACCTTACTGTAATGGTCATGGAAACTTCAGTGCTGAAACCTGTGGCTGCATATGCGAGCCTGGCTGGAAGGGACCCAACTGCACTGAACCCGAGTGCCCAAAGAACTGCCAGGACCGAGGCCACTGTGTGGATGGAAAGTGCAAGTGCTTTAAAGGCTTCGCTGGAGAAGACTGCTCAATTGAGGCCTGCTCTGTGGACTGCAGCATGCACGGCCAGTGCGTAGGTGGTGTTTGCGTCTGTACGGATGGTTTCTTTGGCGAAGATTGTTCTCAGAGCAAGTGCCTCAATAACTGCCTAGGCCGTGGGCGCTGTGATGAcggagactgtgtgtgtgatgaaCCATGGACTGGCTTTGACTGCTCTGAGCTTATCTGCCCCAAAGACTGCTACGACCGTGGACGCTGTCTGAATGGAACTTGCTACTGCGATGAGGGATTCACCGGGGAAGACTGCGGAGAGCGTATCTGTCCCAACAACTGCCACGGTAATGGTTTCTGTGTCGATGGCCAGTGCGTCTGCACAGCTGGCTACAGTGGAGAAGACTGCAGTCAGCTCacctgcctgaatgactgtaaCGGTAGAGGAACCTGCTTCAGTGGGATGTGCATCTGCGACACAGGGTATCAGGGTGAAGACTGTAGCCAGTTGGCATGTCTGAACAACTGTAACAACAGAGGCCAGTGCATAAATGGACAGTGTGCGTGTGATGTCGGCTTCCAGGGAGACGATTGCTCCGAGCTGTCCTGTCCAAACAGCTGCTTGCACAGGGGGCGCTGTCTCAATGGTCAATGTGTATGCGAGGAAGGCTTCGCCGGTGAGGACTGCAGCATCCGCACATGCCCTTCAAACTGCTACGGCCGTGGAGAGTGCACCGAGGGGCGTTGTTTATGCCACGCAGGCTTCACTGGTGAGGACTGCAGTGAACTGAGCTGCCCCAACAACTGTAGGAATCGTGGCCGGTGCATCAATGGTCAGTGTGTCTGTGACGAAGGGTTTGCAGGAGAAGACTGCAGTCAGAGAGCTTGTCCCAACGACTGCCTGACCCGCGGTTACTGTGTGGATGGAGAGTGCATTTGTCACGAAGGCTATTCAGGAGACGACTGCTCCGTGGTCACCTGTCCAGATAACTGCAACAGCAGGGGGCGTTGCGTCGACGGAAGATGCATGTGTGAGATCGGATATGAAGGAGAAAGCTGTGCAATGCTGAGCTGCATCAATAACTGCCAGGACAAGGGGCACTGCGTGAACGGTCAGTGTGTCTGCGATGAGGGATACATCGGAGAAGACTGCTCACAAG TATCTCCTCCAAAGGACCTAACTGTTGGGGAGGTCACCAGTGAGACTGTCGACCTGTCCTGGAACAATGAGATGCTGGTCACAGAGTATCTTGTCACATATGTGCCCACAATTCCTGGCGGTCTTCTCCAAGAGTTCACTGTGTCTGGAGACAAAACCGCTGCAACTGTTAAAGAGCTTGAGCCCGGTCTTGAGTATCTGATTAATGTCTACGCTGTTCTGAGTAACAAGAGGAGCATCCCTGTGAGTGCACGGGTGGCCACAG ACCTTCCGCAGCCAGAAGGTTTAAGATTCAAATCAGTAAGAGAGACCTCAGTCGAGGTCATTTGGGACCAGCTGGACATCCCCTTTGATGGCTGGGAGATCTATTTCCGCAACATG aaagaagaaaatggaaaagttTCAAGCACCCTTCCACCCTCTCAGAACCAATTCTTCCAATCAGGGCTTGGACCAGGACAGGAGTATGAAGTCTCCATCAACATCATCAAGAACAACACCAGAGGACCCCAAACAACCCAAACATTCACTACCA AGATCGACGGCCCTCAGCAGGTGGAGGTGAAGGATATAACGGACTCCTCGGCTCTGATCAGCTGGTCTCAGCCGGTGGCTCCCATGGATGGAATCACCATGTTTTACATGCCCAGCTCTGACCCTTCAGATGAAAATCGTGTGGATATATCCCCCCCAGACAAGCAGTACAGCATTGATGGTCTGAGGCCAGACACCGAGTACACAGTGTCGCTCATTTCCAGGAGTGGAGACATCACCAGTGACCCTGTCACTGCCACATTCACTACAG CCCTGGATGCCCCCACGAACCTTCAGACTGTGTCCCAGACAGACAACAGCATCACCCTGGAGTGGACCAACAGTGAAGCTGATATTAGCAGCTATCGGGTAAAATACAGTCCCATCTCTGGGGAAATTCATGGTGAGGAAGTGTTCAAGCGAGGATCAGGCGATAGCACACAGGCTACCATCACCA GGCTAAAGCCGGGTACAGAGTACGGGATTGGAGTGACTGCTGTGAAGAATGAGAGAGAAAGCCTCCCAGCTACCACAAACGCAGCAACTG ACCTCGATCCTCCCAGAGATTTTGAGGAAACCGAATCCACAGAGACGTCTCTCACCGTCAGGTGGCAGAAACCTCAGGCCAAAATCAGTGGATACAGGCTGGTGTACATCTCCAGAGACGGTCAGGTTGGGGAGGTGGGGTTCCCAGCTGCAACGACTACCTATCATTTGCCTAATCTGACTCCTGGGATGAGCTACACCCTTACTTTGACTGCAGAGAGGGGGCACAAAAGGAGCACACCCGTCTCCCTGTCTGCATCCACAG AGATGCTGACGCCAATGGTGGTGAACCTCACCATCTCTGACATAACATGGGATGGCTTCACTGCGTCCTGGAGTCCCACGAGTGGGGACTTTGACAGCTTTGTGATTGAGGTAACAAACCTGGAGAATTTTGCAGAGAGCCAGAACCTCACTCTGTCCGGAGACGCTTTGAGCCTGGGTATCTCTGGGCTGAATCCCAACACCAGCTACATGGTTGGCCTGTATGGGATGTATCAGGGCTCCTTCCTTGAACCTGTGTACAGTGAAGCCACCACAG TGAATCAACCAGTGGTTGGCAAAATATATATCTCGAACTTAACATCAGAGAGCTTTTCAATCCTCTGGAATGGCACTGAAGGAGAGTTTGATGGTTTTGTCCTGGAGATAATtgattctgattggctgatggAGCCAAAGGAGTATAACATATCCCATGATGTAAAGTCCTATGATGTCACAGGGCTCAGGCCCAGCACTGATTACATAGCCTACCTCTATGGAACGTACAAGGGATCCAGAACAAGTGCAGTCAGTATTGTTGCATCGACAG CTGAAGAGCCTGATTTGTCCAAGCTAGTTGTTTCTAACATTACCTCAGACAGATTCTCTCTGTCTTGGCGAACAAGAGAGAAGGCTTTTGATAAGTTTATAGTAGAAGTCAGAGAGTCTGCTTTGCCCTCGCAGGCAATGGGGCGCGCTCTGCCTGGAGACGTGCGCTCCACAGTAATGGCGGGGCTCAAAGCGAGCACGGGCTACAACATAAAGCTGTATGCCACTGGTGTTGATGGCCAGAACACACAACCCCTATTTGCTGTAGCTACAACAG aggacatccCACAGTTGGGGCCCATAGCTGGTTCATCTGCGAGTCCACATAACCTCAGCTTGTCCTGGAGCACTGTGTCAGGTCATTTTGATGGCTTTGTTATCCGAGTCAGTGATTCTGAGCAGCAGTCTGAGACACTGGAGTTCAGATTGCCTGGTGAAGTCCGTAACATTACAGTCACTAACCTGATGGAAGCTACAGGCTATGATATTGAACTATACGGTATTTCTCATGGGCGTCACACTCCCACAGTGTTAGCCCACGCTGTCACAG CTCCTTTGCCTAAAGTGGAAAACTTGACCATTTCCAACATAACCCCATATGGCTTCCGTGTGTCGTGGGGGGTGAAGCATCAGCTACCGCAGGATAATCTAACCCCCTCTAGTGGTGGCTTCAGCCATTTCCACATAGTGGTGACAGACTCTGGCTGGCTGCTGAAGGCTCAGGAGTTCACTGTGCCAGGAAACCAAAGTCACCTGGACATCGGGGGCCTCATTACCGGCATAGGCTATGAGGTCCGACTGACAGGGGTGTCAGAGTCAGGGCTTCTCTCTCGGCCTCTGACCGCAGTGGCTGTGACAG AGGCTGAGCCAGAAGTGGAGCATCTCTTTGTCTCAGACGTCACAGCTGACAGTTTCCGTCTGACGTGGACGGCCAATGAAGATCTGTTTGACCGATTTGTGATCAAAATAAGAGACAGCAAAAGGTTAGCCCATCCTCAAGAGCACAGCATGCGCGGCGATGAACGAACCAAGGTCATAACTGGACTTATGGGTGGCACCGAGTATGAAATCGAGCTTTACGGTGCCACACTGGATCGACGCTCCCAACCTATTACAGGGGTTGTTCAGACAG GCCTCAGCACTCCCAGAGGACTTCACTTCTCTGAAGTGACTGACTCTTCAGCCGTAGTTCACTGGTCCATGCCTCGCTTTCCGGTGGATAACTACCGCATCACATATGTGCCATTTGAAGGAG GAAGCCCAATGACATTGACTGTAGATGGCAGCGTGGTCAAAGCTTTGCTTCCCAATATGATTCCCGGAAAGACGTACCAAGTAACTGTCAGCGCTCTGAAGGGTCTGGAGGAAAGTGACCCCAGCACAGACACTGTAACCACAG GTTTGGACAGACCTCATGGTCTTACTGTTATTAATGTCACGGACACTTCGGCCCTGTTGCTGTGGCAACCATCTGTCGCTACTGTTGATGGCTACATCATTACCTACAGTGCTGATTCTG TGTCCCCAACGGTGGAGCACGTTTCTGGGAACACTGTGGAGTTTGAGATGAACTCCTTGGTTCCAGCAACCCACTACACAGTTGGAGTTCATGCTATGAAAGAAGCTCAGAGGAGTGCTTCTGCTGTTACCGAATTCACCACAG ATGTGGACCCTCCTCGTGATCTGATAGCTATGAATATTCAAACTGACAGCGCCACTCTGAAGTGGAGACCACCTCATGCTGCTGTCACTGGATACACGCTCAGCTTCTCCTCTGCTGATGGAACAATCAGG GAGGTGATGCTAAGCCCAACAGCATCGTCTTACAGCATGTCGCAGCTCACTGGCTCCACGGAGTACAATGTGAGACTGCAGGCTGCCGCTGGACCCCAGAGGAGTCGTCACGTGGCCACCGTCTTCACTACCC TCGGACAGTTGTACAGACGCCCACGGGACTGTGCTCAGATATTGCTGAACGGAGAGACGACCTCTGGTCTGTATACCATCTATATTGGAGGAGAGGAGAGCCAGCCCATCCAGGTTTACTGTGACATGACCACAGATGGCGGAGGATGGCTG GTTTTCCTCAGACGCCAGAATGGAAAGTTGGAATTCTTCAGGAACTGGAAGAACTACACGGCTGGCTTTGGTAACATGAACGATGAGTTCTGGCTGG GTCTCTCCAACCTCCATAAAATCACATCTTCAGGCCATTATGAGCTGCGAGTGGACTTGAGGGACAACGGGGAGACCGCCTATGCGCAATATGACAAGTTCACAATTGCAGAGCCAAGGACACGCTATAAAGTCTACATAGGAACATATAGTGGAACAGCAG GTGACTCCATGACCTACCACCAGGGTCGGCCCTTCTCCACTTACGACAATGATAACGATATCGCTGTGACCAACTGCGCCTTGTCCTACAAAGGCGCCTTTTGGTATAAAAACTGTCACCGTGTCAACCTCATGGGGAAATATGGCGACAAAAGTCACAGTAAG ggGATCAACTGGTTCCACTGGAAGGGCCACGAACACTCGATCCAGTTTGCAGAGATGAAGATAAGGCCGGCCAACTTCAGAAATTTTGAGAGCAGAAAAAAGCGATCATAG